CGTATGCGTCGTTTCCTTAGAACTTCGGAGAAGGCCGTCAAACGCTCCAAAAATGGCGCCAAAGAGAAAATTTACTTTAGGATGGGTATGAATAAAAGATTCCACATTGTCAAGACCCTTATCGAGAATGGGTTCTATCGGTTTGAGTAATTTTTTCATTTTTGTTTATCCAGCGCCTTGCATTCTTTAATGATTTGTAAGAGTTCTAACTTCGACGGACAGATAAAGCTGCACAAGCCGCATTCGATACATTTTCCCAGATTATAAAGGCGCGCCTTATGCTTTTCTCCTCTCATATAACTGTGATAATAAAGTGCGGGCTCTAAATCTACCGGACAAATACCGTCACAAAAATTACAGTAGACGCATCGCCGTAATTCACCAAGCAAGTTTGTGGTCAATACTAATTCATCCGACTTGATCATGGGAAACATTACTTTCCGATTTATCTCCTCTAAGACCACAATATGATTGACAGACCAGTCTATTTTCTGCGACAAGTCGGTTATTTCTTGACCACGTAAGGGACCGTTGATAAACACACGATACTTGCTCATAGCTTTTACTCTGTCCTTCATGATCTTTTCAAGAGATGTCCCCAGTTGCACATTGATAATCTCGTTCTCCTTTAAACACGTACCAGAAACAACTATAAAGCGCGAATTCACGTTCCTTCTCTGAATACAACTTTCATAAATAGCCAAAACTGTTTGGGCATCCAGTATCAATACGCCGAGCGATTTCGTATCCTGACCAAAATGAACATCCATACCCAGAATGGACTTCATCAATAAGACCGGGTCGTCTTGAGGATATTTCGCATACAATGGAAAGACCTGTATCCAATCTTCATTGGATGCAAAACTCTTTATATCTTCAACAACTCTGTCTTCTTTTTCATTTATGGCTAGAGAAAACCTTGCATCCGGGAAATAACTCGTTTTTATTTCTTTTAACATGTTGAGGAACGCGGGAGTTTTATGTTTCAGGATTACCCAGTTGGGTAATGCCCATGGTTCGGTGGGACAGAGATTTACAATAATATGCGCTACCTTTTGGTCAGGGACACGGAATTGAAATGTCTCAGGTATGCCGTCAGAGGAAATCTCATCTATAATATTGCAAAATTTTAGCGGATAAACATCCAGGAGATTTAAACCACCCTTAAAGCCCGTATTTTCTTTTTTTACGAACACGTTTTTCAGCCTTGATAATAAAGGGATAATTTAAATAGCACACAACGCTTCATTATATTTAAAAAGATTCCATAAAATATCAACTAGGATTTAAGATGTCAAGAAAACTTATTTGCATTATGAAAGAGATCTTTACATAGATACGAGGATACGAGCGATTTTGTTGATGGTATGGAGAAATGATGAAAAATTGAATCAAGCCGCTGAGAAAGAGGGAATTATCGTTTTATAGTTGGTATAGTCGGTATGTTTGGTAGGACGTATGCAAAACCCAACATCAACTATTCATGGCATTTAAAATTTGGGTTGGGCTGCGCGACTCTATCTAACATCCATGAGTATGTTTAATTTCTCGCGCTGGTTCAGGATTGCAGCCTGAACCAGGTCATTTGGGACTATCCAAAAACCAGACATAAGGTTGGGAAGAACATAACAGACTGGGTCAAATGAACTTTTTTGCTTCAAAAGTGGGGGAAAAACTAATATTATTGCCATTTTTATTCTCATTTTGCTGTTTAGCGACTAATGTTGGGAAGAAGCCTCACGAAATAGGGTAAAATTACCCATTATCCACGCAAATTACCCAACATAAATCAGCATTGTCCGGTTAAGTTTTTGCGTGGTCATAATTTTTAGCATGTTCTTTGAAATTGTAGTTGCCAAAAGGAGAAAAGTTTAAGTTTCTGGCTTCATTATTTATTTTGATTCTCAACTCTCTGACTCTTTTGATGGAAACTTTTTCTTTGAAATTATTGTGACAGTAAATAGCAAGTAGAAGATAGGTAATTAACCCTGCAAGTATTTGAACCATTAATCCGTGCTGTGATCGTGCGATAAGATGATAGACCTTGAGGTGGCGCTTCCACCAACCAAAGAATATTTCAATATTCCAGCGAAGCTTGTAAAGAGAAGCGATATCTTCAGCAGTAAGGTCATGGCGGTCAGTTGCAACCCAATACTCTTTAGCGTCTATACAATACCCGATAAGGCGAACAGGTTTTTCTGTCTGATTCACCTGGGGTGTTCCAAGCAGGACAAGGGCATCATAAAAGACTATGCTCCCTGGCTTGAGAGGATTGGTTTTTATAACGGATTTATTTGTATTCTCTTTGATACGGCAGACAAAATGCTTTCCTTCTGTCTGCCATAGATCAAAGTCTTTATGGCACTGATAATAACGGTCCATGATTCCCGTCTGACCAGGGGAGAGTATTTTGTTTACGAAAGGGCGTTCGTCACCTTTACCATCGGTAAGGTAAATTTTTGATGGAATAGAATGGTTAAGGTTAAAACCAAGGTGGGTTTTTGCTTTTTTTGCCCCCTTTCGGTAATCTGCCCAATGCATGGAAAGGACTGCGTCAATGAGTGAACCATCAATACTGACGAGTTCCCCCAGATGTTCATATTCCTTGGGGAGCACCTTTGCGGCATCGGCTTGAAGTTTCGTGAAAATAAAGAGGAGTTGTTCGAGGCCTCTGTGGTTGATGGCCTCGAAAAAGCTGCTCTTTTTGATACCATCGGGAGGCGCTATTTCGGTTCTGGCAAAATCATCCTCTTGGAGTTCCTGAAGGAAATCTCTGCCTGAGGAATGTTCTTCGAGATGGTAATAAATAAGTGCTTTGAGTTGTTTTTCGAAATTCATCTGCAACGGCCTGTTTCCTTTTGATTCAAGAGGTGGCACCGAATGAAAAATATTCTGTACAGGAATAAACAGTTCATGAAACGTGGGAATTTTTTGCTGTTTGCAAAACGGATCAATGGTATATGGCATTTTTATAACTCCTTTATGATTAAAGTGTTATAAAAATTTTGCCATTGTTGCCTATTTCGAAAAGTCAAGCAAAAAATACCTCTTTCTAAAAAAATTTATTGTTTTTTATTTTGCGCAAATTTCTAACCGGACAATGCTGAACATAAATCAGAAATA
The sequence above is a segment of the Candidatus Brocadia sp. genome. Coding sequences within it:
- a CDS encoding IS4 family transposase; the encoded protein is MPYTIDPFCKQQKIPTFHELFIPVQNIFHSVPPLESKGNRPLQMNFEKQLKALIYYHLEEHSSGRDFLQELQEDDFARTEIAPPDGIKKSSFFEAINHRGLEQLLFIFTKLQADAAKVLPKEYEHLGELVSIDGSLIDAVLSMHWADYRKGAKKAKTHLGFNLNHSIPSKIYLTDGKGDERPFVNKILSPGQTGIMDRYYQCHKDFDLWQTEGKHFVCRIKENTNKSVIKTNPLKPGSIVFYDALVLLGTPQVNQTEKPVRLIGYCIDAKEYWVATDRHDLTAEDIASLYKLRWNIEIFFGWWKRHLKVYHLIARSQHGLMVQILAGLITYLLLAIYCHNNFKEKVSIKRVRELRIKINNEARNLNFSPFGNYNFKEHAKNYDHAKT